The genomic window GCGAGCTGCTGACGCTGGCCTCGCCCGACCTGAACGCGGTGAACACCCTGGACGACCCGAGGCGCGTCGCCCTGGTCGCCGGCGCGGTCACCGGCCTGGTGCCGGAATTCGTCCGACAGGTGCCGGGGTACTCGCTGACCGTGCTGCGGATCAAGGCGGCGCGGAAGCCGTGATCCCCGAACGCCGTGGGAGCCGCCTCCGTGCGGCGACCGGGTGAGCCTCGTCCCGCGGTCGTGCGGATCGAGGGCCCGCCCGGTCGCCGCACGGAGGCGGCTCCTACCGGGCGACCGGGCGAGTAGGAGGCGGCTCCTGCCGCCGAATGCGCCTGCCTCGGCTCGCGCTCGGTGGGCGTGGGGATTGGAGGCCCGCCCGGTCGCCGCGAGGAGGCGCCTCCTACGAGGACGGATTGCGCGTGGCCGGGACGAAGCACTCGAGCGGCCGGCCGTTGCGGGCGAGGCCGGGGAAGCGCTCCAGATAGAGGCGGCCGAGCTGCTCCGCACGCCGCCATTCGGCCTCGGCGATCTCGGCGCGGAGGGCGTGCAGGCGATCGACGTCGGCGGAGAGGAAGTCGCCGATCAGGGGGCCGAATCCGGTCCACGGGTAGGCCCGGTCCTTCGCGAGGAAGAGGTCGGCGTCGGGCTCGCCTTCCCGCCGATAGCCGTTGACGGTGATCAGCCGGCTGCCGGGCCTCAGGCGGTGCTCCTCGACGAGCCACGGATCCTCGTCGAACGCGAGCATCGCGATCCGGTCGAAATCGTCGGAATAGGCCGCGACGCGGAGCGGCCGCGTGGTGATGACGACGGCGGCGCGGGCGTCCGCGTGGAGCAGGTGCTCGGCGATGGACAGCCGCCGCGGATACGCCAGCCCGACGGCCTCCAGGAGCCGGTTCAGCGGCCGGTACAGCTCGGGGCAGAACCGCCGCAGCGCCGCGTCGTCCAGCCTCAGGTCGGCGGGATGGCTCGCGGCGGTGGAATCGTCGCGCGTCCACGACCTGGGCCGGCCCGCCACCTTGGCCCCGGCCTGGCCGACCTTGTTCCCCCAGGCGTCGACCTCCGCCCCGCACGAGGGGCACGTCCAGCCGCCCCAGAGCGCCTGCCGCCAGCTCGACGGCTTGCGCACGACCGGCAGCCTCCGGCCGCACGCCGGACAATCCGCAATCGGTCTCATCGGCCCCTCGCCGCGATCGAGGACTTGATCATGATCGCAGCCAATAATGTACCAGGTGCGCGGCCGCGGTCCAATCGGCCGGCGTAGTTCCTCATCAGTCCAGGGTAAGCGTCTCGAAAGTGGGTGGGAAATTCCGTAGAACAGAGGTCTTCGATGCGTCGCCTCGGAATCAGTAGCCTTCTGTTCACGGAGGGTCCCCGTCATGTCCTTCGAGCATCTGCCCGAGCGGCAGGCCCGCCTCGCCCAGGATCTCTACGAGGAGCTCCGGGCGGCCTCGGACGCGGACATCCGGGCCATGGCCGAGCTGCTGGCCACCAAGCCCGACGACGAGCTCTTCGGCGAGGCCGAGTTCCAGCTCCGCGACATGGTCCATCGGGTCGGCGCCAAGGCCCTCCAGGCCGCTGCCATGCAGCGGAAAAAAGGGGGTATGTAGGGTCCAGCACGAGCTGCCCCCGCTGCTCCGAGGCCGCCCGCTTCAAGGGCTATCGGCCCAAGGGGCTGGTCTCGGCCCTGGGCCCGCTGCGCATCGAGCGCGGCTACTACCACTGCCCGCGATGCCGCGAGGGCCACTGCCCCGCCGACGCCGCCTTCGGCCTCGACGGCGGCGACCTGACCTCCGGCGCCGCCGAGCTGGCCTGCCTGGCGGCGGCCCGGGAGAGCTTCGCCAAGGCCGCCGATGTCGCCCTGCCGCGGATGTGCGGCCTGGACCTCGCCGAGTCCACCGTGGAGCGGGTCGCCGAGGCCGTCGGCGCCGAGGTGGGCCGGGCCATCGAGTCCAAGGTCCCCTTCGACGAGGCGGGCCCCTGGGCCTGGCACGTGGACGCCGAGGGGATGACCTGCGCCTACGTGTCGATCGACCTGACGGGCGTCCGCAGGCAGGGGCCCGAGGGGGCCGCGGCCGAGGGGGAGATGATCGCCGTGGGCATGGTCTACAACCCCATCCCCGAGGGCCGCGAGCGATGGGCGACCCAGGGCCGGCGCCGGCCCCCCCGGCAGGCGAGGTACGTCGCCAGCGCCGAGGGCCAGGAGGCGGTGGCCGAGCCGCTGCGACACATGGCCGCCCGGGCGGGCATGGGCGAGGCCCGGCGCTGGATCGCGGTGTGCGACGGCGGGTCGGGGCTGGAGGACCTGCTGAGGCGGCACTTCGGGCGGATCGACGCGGTGATCCTGGACTTCTACCACGCCAGCGAGCACCTGGGGGACCTGGCCAAGGCCTGGCACGCCGACGAGGCCCAGGCGGAGGCGGCGCACGCGGCGTGGTCGCATCGGCTGAAGCACGAGGGGGGCGCCGCGATGCTGGCCTGGCTGGAGGGCCTGGACGTCGCGGCCGCCCCGCGGGCGCGGGCGACGTGGGAGGCGACGGTGAACTACTTCCGCAACCAGCACCACCGGATGGACTACCCGGCCTACCTGGCCAAGGGGTGGCAGATCGGCTCGGGCCCGATGGAGGCCGGCTGCAAGCTGGTGATCAACGAGCGGCTCAACGGCACCGGGATGCGCTGGGGCCATCAGGGGGCCGACGCCATGGCCCACCTCCGGGCCCTCTACCTCAGCGAGTCCGCCCTCTGGACCGGCTTCTGGGCCAACCGCCGGAAGGCAGCTTGACCTTTACCACTTACAAGACGCTCACCCATCAGTCCACGCGGACTCGGGCCAGCCGGCCGGAGGTCGGCGAAACGCCGATCCCGGCACGAAGGCGCCGCTCGCGATCGGCCGCAACGATCGGGTATCATGGCCGTAGTGGGTTTCGGCTCCTGTTGCATTGAGGCGGCCTGGCGTTGCTGGATTGGGAAGAAACGATGTCACTCACGGAGTTGCTCCCTTCGATCCGCGGCCTGTCTCGGCCGGAGAAGCTTCGGCTCATCCAGGTGCTCGCGGCCGAGCTGGCCGCCGCGGAGTCGCCGACGCCCGCGCCCCTGGCGGAGGGCGAGACCTATCCCGTGTGGTCCCCGTACGACGCCCACGAGGCGGCCGCGACGCTCCTGAACCTCCTCGACGAGGAGCGTCCGCGGCCATGACGCCCGGCGGCGAACGGTACCCCTTCATCCAGCGAGAGCCGGGCCTCGGCGAATCCGGCCTAGTCCCGCTCCTGCCCCTCACTCTGGCGGCACGGACGAGCCTCCCGATCACGGGACTGCTCGACACAGGTGCCACGGTCAACGTGTTGCCCTATGGGATTGGGCTGCAGCTCGGCGCGGTCTGGGACAGCAGATCACGAAGGTCACGCTCGGCGGCAACCTCGCTGCGCTCGAAGCCAGGGGCCTGGTCGTGATGGCCCGAGTCGCGACGTTCCCTCCGACCCGTCTCGTCTTCGCCTGGACCCGGTCCGACACGGTCCCCGTGCTCCTGGGGCAGGTCAACTTCTTCATGGAGTTCGACGTCTGCTTCTTCCGATCGCGGAGTGAGTTTGAGCTGCGTCCGAGGATCACGGCCTCGGAGAGCTCCTGAGCCCTCGTACCGTGGCGGTCCGAGAGAACGCCAGTGTGCAGGTGGGTGGCGGCGACGAATCCATGAGCTGCCTCACCTGGCCCCCTGCGACTCCACCCGCTCCGGCGTGATCGTCCCCAGGTCCAGCGGCGGGGCGTCCGGGCCGGTGGGATGGTCGGGGATGACGACCTCGCGGCGGATCATCGCCAGGGGCACCTGCCCGAAGGGGCCCCGGGACGCGTCGGGCGGCTCGGGGGTCACCTGGAGGAGGACGTCGTAGGTCCCCGGCGCGAGGCCTTCGATGCTGAACGAGCCGTCGGCCTCGACCGGGAATGCCCCGCCCGTGCCGGGCCGGCTCGGTGCCGCCGCGGCGCCCGGGCGTGGGCTCACGAAGCCCAGGGCATGCCGCCAACCGCCACTCCGGGCGAGGCCGGGCGGCGGTTGGACCTTGCCGACGACCGGGCGGCCGGTGCCGCCGAGCGTCACCTCGGTGGTCTCGCCGGACCGGACGGCCGCGACCAGGGCTGGAGTCACCTCGCTGTAGATGCCCTTCCCGGCCTCGACCTCGACCTGCCGCGACAGCCGGACGTCCCCCGGCACGACGCGATCGAAGGCGAAGCGGCCGTCGGGGTCGGTCTGGGTGCCGTCCCCCCACCAGGCGCCCGCCGGCCGGTCTTGCGCGTCCGCCCTTGAGATCCGGATCAACTGGCCGGGGGCGGGACGCCCGCCGAGCCGCAATCGGCCTTCGACGCGGCCCCACGGCTGGAGCTTCAGCGTCGTCGCCGAGGGCGCACCGCCCGCCGCCTCCTGGCGATGCCACGCCAGGCCGCGGGCGTGGAGCGCGAGCACCGTGTACGGCGGCTCCATGGGGGGCAGGCCGAACGTCCCATCCGGGCCGGTTGCGGCGATCCGATAGGGGCCGGACTCCATCATCGGCCGGCCGTCAACGATGCTCACGAAGCCGCGCCCGAACGCGAGGACCCGGACATCGGCCGCGGGGGGACCGTCGGGGAGCCGGACCTCACCCCCGATCCACGCCCGCTTCCGCAGGGGGAAATCGACGACCGCCTCGGACGAGGGATCGTCGAGTCGCCTCGAGACGGCCGGGGCGTATCCCCGGGCCTCGACCCGCACCACGGGGTTGGGCCTCTCCGTGCTCAGGTCCAGTTCGAAGGAGGAGCCGCGCACCTCTCGCACCCGGTCGTTCGCCCAATCGTGGTCGCCGGGACCAGGCCCCGCGTAGCCCGGGACGAGGGAGTACGCGAGGATCGGCCGGCCGGTCTCTGCGTCGGTCACGCGGCCACGGACGCGGAACGGCCGGCGCATCGGGATCGTCTTCTCGGGCGCATCGGGCGCCGCCTGCCAGTACCTCTTGCCGCTGTAGCCCAGCGAGCCCAGGTCGATCAGCACCATGTCCGCCGGCGCGTCGTCCCAGCGGTATCGGCCCTCGGCGTCGGTCCGGGCGTGCCAGCGAAGGGTGTGGTGCCCTCGCCATTCGTCGGCGGCGATCGGGGCGCCGGCGATCGGCTTGTCGTCCGCGTCCACGATCCGGCCGCGGATCGCGTGGGCCGCCTTCAACTCGAACTCCACCGGCTTCATGCCTGGGGCGGCGGTCGTGGCCAGCAGGTCGGGCGCGTGGCCCTTCCCCTGGACGGTCAGGACGACGGGGCCGGCCTTCAGTCCCTTCAGGGCGAACCGGCCTTCGGCGTCGGTCACGGCCTCGGCGTCCGGCTCCTTCTCGCGGAAGTCGGTCCCGGCCGCGACGGCCGCGCCGGCGACGGGATTGCCCTCGTCGTCCACGACGCGGCCCGTCACGGTGACGTTGCGCCGGTCCGAGGCCTTCGAGGAGCCGTCCTGCCGCGGGGGCGTCGGCTCGATCGCGACCACCAGCGGGGCGGCGGCCATGGCCAGCACGCCGAGGCCCAGCACGATCGCCGCGGCGGCCGTCAGCCGGGCCGCGATCATGCCCCGGACCACCCCCCGCGAGGCCTCCAGGATCCCCGGCGCGATCGCGGCGGAGACCGCCTCGGCCGTCGCCGCCTTCGCGAGCATGGCGACCGTGCCGCCGAGCAGCGGCGCGGGGACCGCGGCGTTCGCCTCGCCCGCGGCCGAGAGGCTGGTCGCCGCCGCGGCCGGCGCCACGCCGCGGCGGATCAGCCGGCCCTTCAGCGTGCGACGGGCCTTGTCGAGCCGGCCGCGGACGCTGCCCACGGTGCATCGCAGGCGACGCGCCGTCTCCTCGTGCGAACGGCCTTCGAGCAGGCAGAGGACGACCGCCCGGCGGTCTCGCTCGGGCAAGCGGGATATCTCCTCGTCGATCGCCGATCGCAGCTCGGCCGACTCGATCCCGAGCGCGGGCGATCCGGCGAGCCCCTCCGGCCGAGCGGCCCTCGGCTCGTCCTGCCTGCGGCGGGCGGCCTGCGCCCGGATCCGCGACGCCACGCGGCAGGCCACGCCGTGCAGCCACGGGCCGAGCCGCTCCGGTCGTCGCAGCGAGCCGGCACGCCGCAGCAGGACGAGGAACGTGGCCTGGAAGGCGTCCTCGGCGTCCTGCTCGTCGCGGAGCGCCCGGCGGCAGGTCGCCAGCACCATCGGCCCGAGCCGCGCGAGGACCGCCTCGAAGGCCGCCTCGTCGCCGCGGGCGAACCGCCGGAGGACCTCCGCGTCGTCGAGGCCGGCGAGCGACCCGCCGTCGAAGATCCGGCCGATCTCCCTCGCCGCGTTCCCCGTGCCGTGAGCCGCCATCGCGCCTCTCCTGCGGAATTCCCATCGTGCCCTGCAGGTATACTGCGGCGAGGCCGGCGGACTCCAGAGGGTTTTCCCGAAGTGGCGTTCGGGGAACGGCTTGGAGGGGCTGTCGGGCCCCGCCCGCGGGATCGTCCCGAGTGTCCCCGAGCCACGACGCGACCCTCCACCGTCGAACCCATCAACGGGTGACCACCGGCCCACGCCGGTCGTCACCCGCCCGCGGATCTCCCGGCGAAGGGGCGAGTCGCGTCCTCGTCCCGCCAGGCCAGGATCGTCAAGGCCGTGAGCAGCAGGCACCCGGCCCACTGGGCCGTGATGGCCATGAGATAGCGGCGGTGCCCGGCGCGGAAGCCCGGCCGATCGAGGATGATCGCCGCGTCCGGGTCCAGCAGCGCGTCGAGCCGGATGTGGAGCCACGCCAGCAGGCCGAGGAGCAGCACGAGCGCGGCCCAGATCGCCCAGCGGAACCGACGGCCGCCGGGCGTCTCCCCCCGCCCCGCGGCCAGCTCCCAGCCCCAGAGGGCCAGGGCGACCGCGCCGGCCAGGTTGAGGTAGTTCGTGACCGAGCGGGTGATGAAGCCCTGCTCCTGGTCCGAGCCGAGCACGGCGGCGCCAACGGGCACCACGACGCCGCCGTAGAACATGAACCCGCCCTGCCAGAACATCAGGGCCCAGAGCAGGAACCACCGCCGCACCACGGTCATGAACCGCCGCCCCTTCACCTCGCAGATCGCCGGGCCGCTCGAGCCCGCCGATCGACCCGGAGTCCGATCGACCGCCCTGCACCCGCACCATCGTGGCCGGGCTCGCGGTGCGCGGCAAGCCCGGCACGGTTACGCCCCCTCGTCGATCCGTCCGATCCGGACGCGACCGCGGACGCGGCGTGATTTGCCGATGGGCCGACGGGATGACGACGGCGGTCACGTGGGACGGCCTCCGATCGGTCGAGATGCGGACGACGGGCGAGGGGCCGTTCCAGGATGACGTCCATCTGGTGCTCCATGCCGCCGACGGCCGC from Aquisphaera giovannonii includes these protein-coding regions:
- a CDS encoding sigma-70 family RNA polymerase sigma factor, with translation MAAHGTGNAAREIGRIFDGGSLAGLDDAEVLRRFARGDEAAFEAVLARLGPMVLATCRRALRDEQDAEDAFQATFLVLLRRAGSLRRPERLGPWLHGVACRVASRIRAQAARRRQDEPRAARPEGLAGSPALGIESAELRSAIDEEISRLPERDRRAVVLCLLEGRSHEETARRLRCTVGSVRGRLDKARRTLKGRLIRRGVAPAAAATSLSAAGEANAAVPAPLLGGTVAMLAKAATAEAVSAAIAPGILEASRGVVRGMIAARLTAAAAIVLGLGVLAMAAAPLVVAIEPTPPRQDGSSKASDRRNVTVTGRVVDDEGNPVAGAAVAAGTDFREKEPDAEAVTDAEGRFALKGLKAGPVVLTVQGKGHAPDLLATTAAPGMKPVEFELKAAHAIRGRIVDADDKPIAGAPIAADEWRGHHTLRWHARTDAEGRYRWDDAPADMVLIDLGSLGYSGKRYWQAAPDAPEKTIPMRRPFRVRGRVTDAETGRPILAYSLVPGYAGPGPGDHDWANDRVREVRGSSFELDLSTERPNPVVRVEARGYAPAVSRRLDDPSSEAVVDFPLRKRAWIGGEVRLPDGPPAADVRVLAFGRGFVSIVDGRPMMESGPYRIAATGPDGTFGLPPMEPPYTVLALHARGLAWHRQEAAGGAPSATTLKLQPWGRVEGRLRLGGRPAPGQLIRISRADAQDRPAGAWWGDGTQTDPDGRFAFDRVVPGDVRLSRQVEVEAGKGIYSEVTPALVAAVRSGETTEVTLGGTGRPVVGKVQPPPGLARSGGWRHALGFVSPRPGAAAAPSRPGTGGAFPVEADGSFSIEGLAPGTYDVLLQVTPEPPDASRGPFGQVPLAMIRREVVIPDHPTGPDAPPLDLGTITPERVESQGAR